One segment of Panicum virgatum strain AP13 chromosome 3K, P.virgatum_v5, whole genome shotgun sequence DNA contains the following:
- the LOC120697702 gene encoding mitogen-activated protein kinase kinase kinase 7-like: protein MEQLRQVGEALGSVNALMAFADDLRINPRQCCLLADACALAFAAVAAEVRAYLRFHERLVKWKPLEGPLRELHRAVRDAEAYVRHCLEPRDSWWARAAALTHGADCVEQHLHSLLWSVAVVIEAVEAVSEATGSDPDELARRRLLLAKDYDRDMLEPRLFRQRLGGRYLATRELAARMDAAWKEDRWHLSQLLEERKSPASPEPLTRNEHRLSDLLTSPRGKVHPASLLLHGDFHVRRRLVGNLKEVQWMGETFAVKHFVGADADAVGAEVALLTLVAHPNVAHCRYCFHDEDKREFFLLMDELMTKDLASHIKEVNSAKRRIPFPLVVVVDAMLQIARGMEYLHSKKIYHGDLNPSNVLIKTRHADAHLHVKVAGFGPSTVTVASPRPSPRALANANANNAAAAANPCIWYAPEVLEQEAAKCSEKADVYSFAMICFELLTGKIPFEDNHLQGEHMSKNIRAGERPLFPFQAPKYLTNLTKRCWHGDPAQRPAFASICRVLRYVKRFLVLNPADPQAQPDAPPPVPPVDYLDIEANLLRRFPAWQAGNAAPRVSDVPFQMFAYRVVEKERTRAAILHIGRDKASDSSSDGNSLCGDENGSSLGAVLSDTEAMSMSSRSTARSLSDRSSSRASPRKVDRKNTSRLAGKLSVHVAPVVVESSSSMSGAAGTPQKSKSMGVVRQPQVIRRTQRIKSDGNLNSAVVPSSRRRVPGSGGGHASDSELA, encoded by the exons ATGGAGCAGCTCCGCCAGGTGGGCGAGGCCCTCGGCAGCGTCAACGCGCTCATGGCCTTCGCCGACGACCTCCGGATCAACCCGCGCCAGTGCTGCCTCCTCGCCGACGCCTGCGCGctcgccttcgccgccgtcgccgccgaggtGCGCGCCTACCTCCGCTTCCACGAGCGCCTGGTCAAGTGGAAGCCGCTGGAGGGCCCGCTGCGGGAGCTCCACCGCGCCGTCCGCGACGCCGAGGCCTACGTCCGCCACTGCCTCGAGCCGCGCGACAGCTGgtgggcgcgcgccgccgcgctcacgCACGGCGCCGACTGCGTCGAGCAGCACCTGCACAGCCTGCTCTGGAGCGTCGCCGTCGTGATCGAGGCCGTCGAGGCCGTCTCGGAGGCGACCGGGTCGGATCCGGACGAGCtcgcccggcggcggctgctgctcgcCAAGGACTACGACAGGGACATGCTCGAGCCCAGGCTGTTCCGGCAGAGGCTCGGCGGGCGGTACCTGGCCACGCGTGAGCTCGCCGCCAGGATGGACGCGGCGTGGAAGGAGGACAGGTGGCACCTGTCCCAGCTCCTCGAGGAACGGAAGAGCCCGGCGTCTCCGGAGCCGTTGACGCGGAACGAGCACCGGCTCTCCGACCTCCTGACCTCGCCGCGGGGGAAGGTGCACCCGGCGTCCCTGCTCCTGCACGGCGACTTCCACGTTCGGAGGCGCCTCGTGGGCAACCTCAAGGAGGTGCAGTGGATGGGGGAGACCTTCGCGGTGAAGCACTTcgtcggcgccgacgccgacgccgtggGCGCCGAGGTCGCGCTGCTCACCTTGGTGGCGCACCCGAACGTGGCGCACTGCCGGTACTGCTTCCACGACGAGGACAAGAGGGAGTTCTTCCTCCTCATGGATGAGCTCATGACCAAGGACCTGGCCTCCCACATCAAGGAGGTGAACAGCGCCAAGCGTCGGATACCGTTCCCGCTCGTGGTCGTCGTCGACGCCATGCTGCAGATCGCGCGCGGCATGGAGTACCTCCACTCCAAGAAGATCTACCACGGGGACCTCAACCCGTCCAACGTTCTCATCAAGACGCGGCACGCCGACGCGCACCTGCACGTCAAGGTCGCCGGGTTCGGGCCATCCACGGTGACCGTGGCCAGCCCCAGGCCGAGCCCGAGAGCGCTGGCCAATGCAAACGCcaacaacgccgccgccgccgccaatccCTGCATCTGGTACGCGCCGGAGGTGCTGGAGCAGGAGGCCGCCAAGTGCAGCGAGAAGGCGGACGTGTACAGCTTCGCCATGATCTGCTTCGAGCTCCTGACCGGCAAGATCCCGTTCGAGGACAACCACCTGCAGGGCGAGCACATGAGCAAGAACatccgcgccggcgagcggccgcTGTTCCCGTTCCAGGCGCCCAAGTACCTGACCAACCTCACCAAGCGGTGCTGGCACGGCGACCCGGCGCAGCGGCCGGCGTTCGCGTCCATCTGCCGCGTCCTCCGCTACGTGAAGCGGTTCCTGGTCCTGAACCCGGCGGACCCGCAGGCGCAgcccgacgcgccgccgcccgtgccgccGGTGGACTACCTGGACATCGAGGCGAACCTGCTGCGGAGGTTCCCGGCGTGGCAGGCCGGGAACGCGGCGCCGCGCGTCTCCGACGTGCCGTTCCAGATGTTCGCGTACAGGGTCGTGGAGAAGGAGAGGACCAGGGCGGCGATCCTGCACATCGGCAGGGACAAGGCCTCCGACTCCAGCAGCGACGGCAACTCGCTGTGCGGGGACGAGAACGGCAGCAGCCTCGGCGCGGTGCTGTCGGACACGGAAGCGATGTCCATGTCGAGCCGCAGCACGGCGCGGTCTCTGTCAgaccggagcagcagcagggcgTCGCCGAGGAAGGTGGATCGCAAGAACACCTCCAGGCTAGCAGGCAAGCTCTCTGTCCATGTTGCTCCTGTCGTCGTTGAGAGCTCCAGCTCCATGTCCGGTGCTGCTG GGACGCCGCAGAAGTCCAAGTCGATGGGTGTGGTTAGGCAGCCGCAGGTCATCAGGCGAACGCAGAGGATCAAATCCGACGGCAATCTGAATTCTGCCGTGGTACCGTCCAGCCGGCGGCGCGTTCCTGGTTCCGGCGGGGGTCACGCTTCAGACTCCGAACTAGCATAA